Proteins encoded together in one Chitinophaga varians window:
- a CDS encoding RHS repeat domain-containing protein, with protein sequence MTKYLYCLLIPILITACGTHKAKKAPARLAAITIHGDNIPQYSFQYDSAGHLIKLVKHYSDQDTNVTTFSYDNKNRLTGMESADENHQLKTVVQKATVSAWDEAGNITEVQYYGADSTPLRLARLTWEKGMPSCLKYIDSSLAMSWNYTNGNPDWKNICTDTLIGPHQDTGFYVRSARYEWDDTINPLRPLANQLVLGPGMAPVLSSTPLPSVAAFLLPVSTNNPTLIKMDEQQTAVYKKTSQRYHRNTTVQFFYAYKDGYPQRATVHLHSEGYTKLGSDAQVNLDYIYQ encoded by the coding sequence ATGACAAAATACCTTTACTGTTTGCTGATACCCATTCTTATTACAGCCTGCGGCACCCACAAGGCTAAAAAGGCGCCGGCACGCCTGGCTGCCATCACCATACATGGTGACAATATCCCGCAATATTCCTTTCAGTACGATTCGGCCGGACATCTTATTAAACTGGTGAAACATTATAGTGACCAGGACACCAACGTCACCACGTTTAGCTACGACAATAAGAATCGCCTTACCGGCATGGAATCGGCAGACGAAAACCATCAACTGAAAACAGTTGTGCAAAAAGCCACCGTCAGCGCCTGGGACGAGGCTGGCAATATCACGGAAGTACAGTATTACGGAGCAGACAGTACCCCTTTGCGCTTAGCCCGTCTTACCTGGGAAAAGGGAATGCCGTCCTGCCTGAAATACATTGACTCTTCGCTGGCCATGAGCTGGAACTATACCAACGGCAACCCTGACTGGAAAAATATTTGTACCGACACCCTTATCGGCCCTCATCAGGATACCGGTTTTTATGTGCGCTCCGCCCGGTATGAATGGGACGATACCATCAATCCGCTCCGGCCGCTGGCCAATCAACTGGTATTAGGTCCTGGTATGGCCCCGGTGCTGTCATCAACACCGCTGCCCAGCGTAGCTGCCTTCCTGCTGCCGGTAAGCACCAATAATCCTACCCTGATAAAGATGGACGAGCAACAAACAGCCGTTTACAAAAAAACTTCCCAACGATACCATCGCAATACCACTGTGCAATTTTTTTATGCCTACAAAGATGGTTATCCGCAACGGGCAACGGTACACCTCCATTCGGAAGGATATACCAAACTGGGCTCCGATGCACAGGTGAATCTCGACTATATCTACCAATAA
- a CDS encoding rhomboid family intramembrane serine protease, with translation MYILTRFRQMPVTLLLIAANVLVYLLTIMAGMDLWWGNGEQLLRWGANYWPLTVGQREYWRLLTSMFLHAGWWHLLTNMLGLFIAGVFLERVVRPLRFIIAYLLTGLIADYASVLFHRNMVGVGASGAIFGIYGVFFALLTTRLFPPAARHNFLGYISLFILLNLLVAGFSQDIDNAAHLTGFLCGMLTGYAFYFTLTEADGLRLPRR, from the coding sequence ATGTATATACTCACCCGATTCAGACAAATGCCCGTCACCCTGCTGTTGATAGCTGCCAATGTGTTGGTGTATCTCCTGACAATAATGGCTGGCATGGACCTCTGGTGGGGCAATGGCGAGCAGTTGCTGCGCTGGGGCGCCAATTACTGGCCGCTGACCGTAGGCCAGCGTGAATACTGGCGCCTGCTGACCAGCATGTTCTTACATGCCGGCTGGTGGCATTTGCTGACCAATATGTTGGGACTTTTTATCGCCGGTGTTTTTCTGGAAAGGGTGGTCAGGCCGCTCCGGTTTATTATCGCTTACCTCCTCACCGGGTTAATTGCTGATTATGCCAGTGTGTTGTTTCACCGCAACATGGTGGGCGTAGGCGCTTCCGGTGCTATCTTCGGTATCTATGGCGTATTCTTCGCGCTGCTTACTACCCGTCTTTTTCCACCTGCTGCCCGCCACAACTTCCTCGGTTACATCAGCCTGTTTATTCTGCTGAACCTTCTCGTGGCCGGCTTCTCCCAGGACATCGATAACGCCGCCCATCTGACAGGTTTTCTCTGCGGTATGCTCACCGGTTACGCCTTCTATTTTACCCTTACCGAAGCCGATGGTTTGCGCCTGCCCCGCAGATGA